A genomic region of Chlorobaculum parvum NCIB 8327 contains the following coding sequences:
- the hisA gene encoding 1-(5-phosphoribosyl)-5-[(5-phosphoribosylamino)methylideneamino]imidazole-4-carboxamide isomerase, translating to MLIIPAIDIKEGKCVRLTRGDFAQKKIYLDNPADMAIIWRKQNAKMLHVVDLDAALTGEMVNFEKIREIVELLDIPIQVGGGIRSVEAVEKYLSIGVSRVVIGSAAVTNPSLVADLLKKYRPSQIVVGIDAEHGVPKIKGWTESSNMQDYELALEMKKLGVERIIYTDITRDGMLQGVGYETTKRFAEKAGMKITASGGVSTSDDLHKLRSLERFGVDSVIIGKALYECNFPCQELWYAYEQDLGIDGEFSTARKKECCR from the coding sequence ATGTTGATCATACCCGCTATCGATATTAAGGAAGGCAAGTGCGTCAGACTGACCAGGGGTGATTTTGCTCAGAAAAAGATTTATCTCGACAATCCTGCTGACATGGCGATTATCTGGCGGAAACAGAACGCCAAGATGCTCCATGTGGTCGATCTCGATGCGGCTCTGACCGGTGAGATGGTCAACTTCGAGAAGATTCGCGAGATTGTGGAACTGCTCGATATTCCGATCCAGGTCGGCGGCGGCATTCGCTCGGTCGAAGCGGTCGAAAAGTATCTCAGCATCGGCGTCAGCCGTGTGGTCATTGGCTCAGCGGCGGTTACCAATCCAAGCCTTGTGGCCGATCTCCTCAAAAAGTATCGTCCCTCGCAGATCGTCGTCGGCATCGATGCCGAGCACGGCGTGCCAAAAATCAAGGGGTGGACCGAGAGCAGCAACATGCAGGATTACGAGCTGGCTCTTGAAATGAAGAAACTTGGCGTCGAGAGGATTATCTATACCGACATCACCCGCGATGGCATGTTGCAGGGCGTCGGATACGAAACCACCAAGCGTTTTGCCGAAAAGGCGGGCATGAAGATCACCGCATCGGGCGGCGTGAGCACTTCTGATGACCTCCACAAACTCAGGTCGCTCGAACGGTTTGGCGTCGATTCGGTCATTATCGGCAAAGCTCTCTACGAGTGCAACTTCCCGTGCCAGGAGCTCTGGTACGCTTACGAGCAGGATTTGGGCATCGACGGCGAATTCTCCACGGCCCGAAAGAAAGAGTGCTGCCGCTGA
- the scpB gene encoding SMC-Scp complex subunit ScpB, which translates to MQEQDRQLLQSVEALIFASEEPVTPQAICQIIGGEFSYPDLQSAVEALNQEYEATGRTFRIHFLAGGYRFLTDPDHGDLVRQLLAPVIQRRLSRSMLEVLSVIAWHQPVTKGDIQQIRGVSPDYAIDRLLSRGLVEVRGRADSPGRPLQYGTTAGFLDLFHLPSLKDLPKLREIKEILQEHEEQEYLAAGGEQSPADNDEPAQMEAPE; encoded by the coding sequence GTGCAGGAACAGGACCGACAACTTCTCCAGTCTGTCGAAGCGCTTATCTTCGCTTCTGAAGAACCCGTCACGCCGCAGGCTATCTGCCAGATTATCGGCGGAGAGTTCAGCTATCCCGATCTTCAATCGGCCGTTGAGGCGCTCAATCAGGAGTACGAGGCGACCGGCCGCACCTTTCGCATTCATTTTCTTGCCGGCGGCTATCGCTTTCTGACTGATCCGGACCACGGCGATCTCGTGCGGCAATTGCTCGCGCCGGTGATTCAGCGCCGTCTTTCACGCTCAATGCTGGAAGTGCTTTCCGTGATTGCCTGGCATCAGCCGGTGACGAAAGGGGATATTCAGCAGATTCGCGGTGTCAGCCCCGATTACGCTATCGACCGGCTGCTTTCGCGCGGCCTCGTTGAAGTGCGCGGGCGGGCGGACTCTCCCGGCAGGCCGCTGCAGTACGGCACGACGGCCGGGTTTCTCGATCTGTTCCACCTGCCGAGTTTGAAAGATCTTCCCAAGTTACGAGAAATAAAAGAGATACTGCAAGAGCACGAAGAGCAGGAGTATCTGGCTGCTGGCGGTGAGCAATCGCCAGCCGATAACGATGAACCCGCCCAAATGGAGGCACCCGAATGA
- a CDS encoding pseudouridine synthase: protein MKRSAQDEKVRINKYLAMCGIASRRAADQLVLEGRVMVNGHVADQPGLQIDPKHDEVIVDGRHMAQPEHKKVYILFNKPRNVITTSHDERDRQQILDFVDVPERVFPVGRLDRKSTGLLILTNDGTLAHRLMHPSSLVQKEYLAELDAKFPGSMLSKLTSGMRLKDTGEKVSPCRAKILDDGMSVLVSIHEGKNHQVRRMFSTLGFEVKRLDRVAYAGLTPGELRRGEWRYLSRKEVEHLYRLCGKD, encoded by the coding sequence ATGAAGCGATCCGCTCAGGATGAGAAGGTCAGAATCAACAAATATCTCGCCATGTGTGGCATTGCGTCGCGCCGCGCCGCCGACCAGCTCGTGCTCGAAGGGCGGGTCATGGTCAACGGCCACGTTGCCGACCAGCCGGGCTTGCAGATCGATCCGAAGCACGATGAGGTGATCGTCGATGGGCGGCACATGGCGCAGCCTGAGCACAAGAAGGTTTACATTCTTTTCAACAAGCCGCGCAACGTCATCACTACGAGCCACGACGAGCGTGATCGCCAGCAAATTCTCGACTTTGTCGATGTGCCTGAACGGGTTTTTCCGGTCGGACGGCTCGACCGCAAGAGCACCGGCCTGCTTATTCTCACCAACGACGGCACGCTGGCGCATCGCTTGATGCACCCTTCGTCGCTGGTGCAGAAAGAGTATCTCGCCGAACTGGATGCGAAGTTTCCGGGCTCGATGCTCTCCAAGCTGACCAGCGGCATGAGGCTCAAGGATACGGGCGAAAAGGTGAGCCCGTGCCGTGCCAAAATTCTTGATGACGGCATGAGCGTGCTGGTGAGCATCCACGAAGGCAAAAATCATCAGGTGCGCCGCATGTTCAGCACACTCGGTTTCGAGGTCAAGCGGCTCGACCGCGTGGCCTATGCCGGACTGACCCCCGGAGAACTCCGGCGTGGCGAATGGCGCTACCTGAGCCGCAAGGAGGTCGAGCACCTCTATCGGTTATGTGGCAAGGATTGA
- the gltA gene encoding NADPH-dependent glutamate synthase, producing the protein MDARTITAKERMAIPRQKMPAQDPEVRVGNFKEVNLGLTPEQAQQEALRCIQCKDPVCIAGCPVNIKIDQFIKLIAEGDFMGAVRKIKEDNVLPSICGRVCPQEDQCEKVCVIGKKHEPVAIGNLERFVGDYERTSGQKIDPKIAPSTGKKVAVVGSGPASLSCANDLAQYGHKVVIFEALHELGGVLMYGIPEFRLPKEIVREELDGLRRMGIEFRTDVVVGRTITIDELMEEEGFDAVFIGVGAGLPWFMGIPGENLVGVLSANEFLTRVNLMKAYDFPNNDTPVFDCKGKSVAVFGGGNTAMDAVRTAKRLGAEHAYIVYRRSEKEMPAREEEIHNAKEEGIEFLLLTTPLEFVGNDQAWLTGAKCQKMELGAPDDSGRRRPVPVEGSEYILPIDMAIISIGNGSNPLIHQTTPDIEVSKRETIVVDVNTMQTSKEGVYAGGDIVTGGATVILAMGAGRTAAAAIHEKLGGTAKNYDEW; encoded by the coding sequence ATGGACGCTCGTACTATCACGGCCAAGGAACGCATGGCCATCCCCCGCCAGAAGATGCCCGCACAGGATCCAGAGGTGCGCGTCGGCAACTTCAAGGAGGTCAACCTCGGACTGACTCCGGAACAGGCACAGCAGGAAGCGCTGCGCTGCATCCAGTGCAAGGACCCGGTCTGCATCGCAGGCTGCCCGGTCAATATCAAGATCGACCAGTTCATCAAGCTCATCGCCGAAGGCGACTTCATGGGCGCGGTCAGGAAGATCAAGGAGGACAACGTGCTGCCGTCGATCTGCGGCCGCGTCTGCCCGCAGGAAGACCAGTGCGAGAAGGTGTGCGTGATCGGCAAGAAGCACGAGCCGGTAGCCATCGGCAACCTCGAACGCTTCGTCGGCGACTACGAACGCACCAGCGGCCAGAAGATCGATCCGAAAATCGCCCCCTCGACCGGCAAGAAAGTCGCCGTCGTCGGCAGCGGCCCGGCCAGCCTGAGCTGCGCCAACGACCTGGCCCAGTACGGCCACAAGGTGGTGATTTTCGAAGCGCTGCACGAGCTTGGCGGCGTGCTGATGTACGGCATTCCGGAGTTCCGTCTGCCGAAAGAGATCGTGCGCGAGGAGCTTGACGGCCTGCGCCGCATGGGCATCGAGTTCCGCACTGACGTTGTCGTCGGACGCACCATCACCATCGACGAACTGATGGAAGAGGAAGGTTTCGACGCGGTTTTCATCGGCGTCGGCGCCGGTCTGCCGTGGTTCATGGGCATCCCCGGCGAGAACCTCGTCGGCGTGCTTTCGGCCAACGAGTTCCTCACGAGGGTTAACCTCATGAAGGCCTACGACTTCCCGAACAACGACACTCCGGTGTTCGACTGCAAGGGCAAGAGCGTGGCGGTCTTCGGTGGCGGCAACACCGCAATGGACGCCGTCCGCACGGCCAAACGGCTCGGCGCGGAGCATGCCTACATCGTCTATCGCCGCTCCGAAAAAGAGATGCCGGCCCGCGAAGAGGAGATTCACAACGCCAAGGAGGAGGGCATCGAGTTCCTGCTGCTGACCACCCCGCTCGAATTCGTCGGTAACGACCAGGCGTGGCTCACCGGCGCGAAGTGCCAGAAAATGGAGCTTGGCGCGCCTGACGATTCGGGACGCCGCCGCCCGGTGCCGGTCGAAGGCTCGGAGTACATCCTGCCCATCGACATGGCGATCATCTCCATCGGCAACGGCTCCAACCCGCTCATCCACCAGACCACACCCGACATCGAGGTCAGCAAGCGCGAGACCATCGTGGTTGACGTCAACACCATGCAGACCTCCAAAGAGGGCGTCTATGCCGGTGGTGACATCGTCACGGGCGGCGCAACGGTGATTCTCGCCATGGGCGCTGGCCGCACGGCTGCCGCTGCCATCCACGAAAAGCTCGGCGGCACGGCAAAGAACTACGACGAGTGGTAA
- a CDS encoding L-threonylcarbamoyladenylate synthase: MQTLVTDKPEEAASHLNRGETVAFPTETVYGLGADAFNPDAVAGIFRAKGRPSDNPLIVHVASPDRVGEVAREINEAAQRLIERYFPGPLTIVLKKRDSVPDIVSAGLPTVGVRCPAHSQAAEFLRHCKHPVAAPSANVSGRPSPTDWKTVYHDLGGKIACLLRGEPSTIGLESTIVDCSVKPPLLLRSGAISLEALQEIVPDIKVATTCREGEAPKSPGQKYRHYSPEAEIILVETAPSSLPTEQKAAWIGLSTPPAGATKSLQCHDLDEYARVLFGFFRTCDAEGIRTIYCELPPEEGIGRAIRDRLVKAAG; encoded by the coding sequence ATGCAGACTCTCGTGACCGACAAGCCCGAAGAGGCCGCAAGCCACCTCAACCGGGGCGAGACGGTCGCCTTTCCGACCGAAACCGTCTATGGCCTCGGAGCCGATGCGTTCAATCCAGACGCGGTGGCCGGAATTTTCAGGGCTAAGGGACGGCCATCGGACAATCCGCTCATCGTGCACGTCGCCTCGCCCGACCGAGTTGGCGAAGTGGCGAGAGAGATCAACGAAGCTGCACAGCGCCTCATCGAGCGCTACTTCCCAGGGCCGCTGACCATCGTGCTGAAAAAACGCGACTCGGTGCCCGACATCGTCTCCGCCGGATTGCCGACCGTCGGCGTGCGCTGCCCGGCGCACTCACAAGCCGCGGAGTTTCTGCGGCACTGCAAGCACCCGGTCGCCGCGCCATCGGCCAACGTTTCAGGCCGTCCAAGCCCGACGGACTGGAAAACTGTCTATCACGACCTCGGCGGCAAAATCGCCTGCCTCTTGCGCGGCGAGCCAAGCACCATCGGCCTCGAATCGACCATTGTCGACTGCTCCGTCAAGCCACCGCTCCTGCTCCGCAGCGGAGCCATCAGCCTCGAAGCACTACAAGAGATTGTGCCGGATATAAAAGTCGCGACAACCTGCCGGGAGGGAGAAGCCCCGAAAAGCCCTGGCCAGAAATACCGCCACTACAGCCCCGAAGCCGAAATCATCCTCGTCGAAACCGCGCCATCAAGCCTGCCGACTGAACAAAAAGCTGCCTGGATCGGCCTCTCAACTCCGCCAGCCGGAGCCACAAAATCCCTCCAATGCCACGACCTGGACGAATACGCCCGTGTGCTGTTCGGCTTTTTCAGAACCTGCGATGCGGAAGGGATAAGAACGATTTATTGCGAGCTACCGCCAGAGGAGGGCATTGGACGAGCGATACGTGATAGATTGGTCAAGGCGGCGGGATAG
- a CDS encoding sulfide/dihydroorotate dehydrogenase-like FAD/NAD-binding protein, which translates to MYRIVSAIFLAENIKKFEIEAPMIAKKRKAGQFVIVRINPNGERVPLTIADSDPEKGTITIIAQGAGKSTRELNRKEAGDSIADVVGPLGTPSHIENFGTAVSIGGGVGTAIAYPTAKALKEAGNYVITINGARSKDLVILEDEMKAVSDEAYITTDDGSYGFNGFVTQKLQELIDSGKKIDFVLAIGPIPMMKAVADVTRPHGIKTVVSLNPIMIDGTGMCGGCRVTIGNEIKFACIDGPEFDAHQVDFKNLADRNRIYQHEEKEAGEAFEHACKLHGQG; encoded by the coding sequence ATGTACAGGATTGTTTCCGCTATTTTTTTAGCTGAAAATATCAAAAAATTCGAGATCGAGGCCCCGATGATCGCAAAAAAGCGAAAAGCGGGCCAGTTCGTCATCGTCAGGATCAATCCGAACGGTGAGCGCGTTCCGCTGACCATCGCCGATTCCGATCCTGAAAAAGGCACCATCACCATCATCGCCCAGGGCGCTGGCAAATCGACTCGCGAGCTGAACCGCAAGGAGGCTGGTGACTCGATCGCCGACGTGGTCGGCCCGCTCGGCACCCCTTCGCATATCGAGAATTTCGGTACCGCAGTCAGCATCGGCGGCGGCGTCGGTACGGCCATCGCCTACCCGACGGCCAAGGCGCTCAAGGAGGCGGGCAACTATGTGATCACCATCAACGGTGCGCGCTCGAAAGACCTGGTGATTCTCGAAGACGAGATGAAGGCGGTCAGCGACGAGGCCTACATCACCACCGATGACGGCTCGTACGGCTTCAACGGCTTCGTCACCCAGAAGCTTCAGGAGCTGATCGACTCCGGCAAGAAGATCGACTTCGTGCTCGCCATCGGCCCGATTCCGATGATGAAAGCTGTGGCCGATGTCACCCGCCCGCACGGCATCAAAACCGTGGTCAGCCTCAACCCCATCATGATCGACGGCACCGGCATGTGCGGTGGCTGCCGCGTCACGATCGGCAACGAAATCAAGTTCGCCTGCATCGACGGCCCGGAATTCGACGCCCATCAGGTCGATTTCAAAAACCTGGCCGATCGGAACAGAATCTACCAGCACGAAGAGAAAGAGGCCGGCGAAGCTTTCGAACACGCCTGCAAGCTGCACGGACAGGGCTGA
- a CDS encoding MarC family protein, whose translation MQELWVHALTVFMGFFAIMNPIANVPIFLSLTEGDDEKTTAMVASRALLLAFLIVSVFSVAGKIIFDLFGITLPAFQITGGLLVFLIGFHMLQGDQSSVQHPSDKDKKKSLEAALSVTVSPLAMPILAGPGTIATAMNFSTGENFMDMAVTIVVFGVLCLITYVLFVSGEKFVTYIGASALGVITRMMGLILAVIGSQMVITGVHGAFGLAG comes from the coding sequence ATGCAAGAACTATGGGTTCACGCCCTGACCGTGTTTATGGGGTTTTTCGCCATTATGAACCCCATTGCCAACGTGCCGATATTTCTGAGCCTCACGGAGGGTGACGATGAAAAGACGACGGCAATGGTGGCGTCACGCGCGCTGTTGCTGGCGTTTCTGATCGTGTCGGTTTTTTCGGTGGCCGGGAAGATCATCTTCGATCTTTTCGGCATTACGCTGCCGGCATTTCAGATTACGGGCGGATTGCTGGTGTTTCTGATCGGCTTTCACATGCTGCAGGGCGATCAGTCCAGCGTGCAGCATCCGAGCGACAAGGATAAGAAAAAATCCCTCGAAGCCGCGCTCAGCGTCACGGTCTCCCCGCTGGCGATGCCAATCCTCGCCGGGCCGGGCACGATCGCCACGGCGATGAACTTTTCGACCGGCGAGAACTTCATGGACATGGCCGTGACGATTGTGGTGTTCGGCGTACTTTGCCTCATTACCTATGTGCTGTTTGTCTCGGGAGAGAAGTTTGTCACCTACATCGGAGCCAGCGCGTTAGGCGTTATTACGCGAATGATGGGTTTGATTCTCGCTGTCATCGGGTCTCAGATGGTAATTACGGGAGTACACGGAGCGTTCGGGCTGGCTGGGTGA
- a CDS encoding ComEA family DNA-binding protein yields the protein MMFQPYPFSRRLASAAALCVFIFLPFSALADESIQELLDRSEPESNAEELFGVLEDLRGQRISVNLATEEQLLGLPLLTPADAAKIIDWRRQRGPITSAAELEKIIGKKSAERLSGFFSFELPTKQEEKKVSQRIRGSLISRVYRESPPRAGIENGKYAGENRHLYNRLQASTLQYGFTVLQDSDVGEADFDDFISFSAYARRIGILDQAVIGNYRLSFGQGLLFGQGRYFSKGTDAIDGVQLSSRPLRPYASAAEYGFLQGAAVTLSPGDFEMTAFTSSNKVDASIDDGVVTSISTSGYHRTASEIEKKDNLTERVSGLNLRYRYRSDDLDAVVGATWADYRYGLPFDRLDGDRGGQLASVDASAVYQNVQLFGEAAFSDTPGAVSWLAGAQAELAKGVTGVVSMREYAVDYVSPFAGAFAERGDDASNEEGFYTGLSADVLDNLNLAASYDLFRFPELDPDRYALPSSGHEARLYATWKPSRSITLEGLYQHQEKEETKTQTGPDTYREYVMPVPKTTNRVQLSLKARCSSSLILKSRVAFKSVESSFVSGLETEQGRLFYQQINWKRGPFTLKTRLAFFDTDSYDAALYAYEDDLPLVYTLSTYYGQGKAWFILLDYKPLKNFRLTAKYETTWYSDRDTYSSGNDLRDTSSPSSFELGALLRF from the coding sequence ATGATGTTCCAGCCATACCCTTTTTCCCGCCGACTGGCTTCGGCGGCAGCGCTTTGCGTGTTTATTTTCTTACCGTTTTCAGCTCTGGCGGATGAATCCATTCAGGAGCTGCTCGATCGTTCCGAACCTGAGAGCAATGCCGAGGAGCTGTTCGGTGTGCTCGAAGATCTGCGCGGGCAGCGTATTTCGGTCAACCTTGCCACCGAAGAGCAGCTGCTCGGACTGCCCCTGCTGACTCCTGCTGATGCGGCGAAGATCATCGACTGGCGCCGACAGCGTGGCCCGATCACCTCGGCAGCTGAACTCGAAAAGATCATCGGCAAGAAGAGCGCGGAGCGTCTGTCCGGCTTTTTCTCATTCGAACTGCCAACAAAGCAAGAGGAAAAAAAGGTTTCCCAACGCATTCGCGGCAGCCTCATCAGCCGGGTCTACCGGGAGAGTCCGCCGCGCGCCGGTATCGAAAACGGCAAGTACGCCGGGGAGAACCGACACCTCTACAATCGGCTTCAGGCAAGTACTCTACAGTATGGTTTCACCGTGCTTCAGGACAGCGATGTCGGTGAAGCGGATTTTGACGATTTCATCTCGTTCAGCGCCTATGCCCGGCGCATCGGTATTCTCGACCAGGCGGTCATCGGTAATTACCGACTCAGTTTTGGCCAGGGGCTGTTGTTCGGTCAGGGGCGATATTTCAGCAAAGGCACCGATGCCATCGATGGCGTGCAGCTCTCTTCCCGGCCGCTTCGCCCCTACGCTTCGGCCGCTGAATACGGCTTCCTGCAGGGCGCTGCCGTGACGCTTTCGCCCGGGGATTTTGAAATGACTGCGTTTACCTCATCCAATAAAGTGGATGCCAGTATCGACGATGGTGTGGTGACGAGCATTTCGACGAGCGGCTATCACCGAACTGCTTCCGAAATCGAAAAAAAAGACAATCTCACCGAGCGGGTCAGCGGCCTCAACCTTCGCTACCGGTATCGCAGCGATGACCTCGACGCCGTTGTCGGCGCGACCTGGGCCGATTATCGTTACGGACTTCCGTTCGACCGGCTCGATGGCGATCGCGGCGGACAGCTCGCATCGGTCGATGCCAGCGCGGTCTATCAGAACGTCCAGCTTTTCGGTGAGGCCGCTTTCTCCGATACTCCCGGCGCAGTCTCCTGGCTTGCCGGTGCGCAGGCCGAGCTGGCCAAAGGCGTTACTGGCGTGGTTTCGATGCGGGAGTATGCTGTCGATTACGTCTCGCCGTTCGCCGGAGCTTTCGCCGAGCGTGGCGACGATGCTTCGAACGAGGAGGGTTTCTACACCGGACTTAGTGCCGATGTGCTCGATAACCTGAATCTTGCCGCGTCGTACGATCTCTTCCGGTTTCCCGAGCTCGATCCGGATCGCTACGCCCTGCCCTCGTCAGGCCACGAAGCCCGGTTGTATGCCACCTGGAAGCCGAGCCGCTCGATAACTCTGGAGGGGCTCTATCAGCATCAGGAGAAAGAGGAGACGAAAACCCAGACCGGCCCCGACACCTATCGTGAGTATGTGATGCCGGTGCCCAAAACCACCAACAGGGTGCAGCTCAGCCTGAAAGCCCGCTGCTCATCGAGCCTTATCCTGAAGTCGCGAGTTGCATTCAAAAGCGTCGAGAGCTCGTTCGTCAGTGGCCTTGAAACCGAACAAGGGCGGCTTTTTTACCAGCAGATCAACTGGAAACGCGGCCCATTCACCCTCAAAACCCGCCTCGCTTTTTTCGATACCGACAGTTACGATGCCGCCCTTTACGCCTACGAGGACGACCTGCCGCTGGTCTACACACTCAGCACCTACTACGGTCAGGGAAAAGCGTGGTTTATTCTGCTCGACTACAAGCCGTTGAAGAATTTCAGGCTTACCGCCAAATACGAAACCACCTGGTACAGTGATCGTGACACATACAGCAGCGGCAACGACCTGCGCGACACCTCATCGCCAAGCTCGTTTGAGTTGGGCGCGCTGCTGCGGTTCTGA
- the hisH gene encoding imidazole glycerol phosphate synthase subunit HisH translates to MIFIADYGAGNLRSVHKAFEFLSIDAVVSDKASEMSRYEKVLIPGVGAYGPAMEAFNQHGFGDAIGEHIDKGRSVLGICLGMQLFLTESEEMGTNQGLDLVPGKVLHFPRGGDKIPQIGWNTINLCRKESVLFRGIPDESWFYFVHSYYCSPVDPASIAATTEYAGKKFCSAIEKNGIFAVQFHPEKSSEAGLLVLKNFAEF, encoded by the coding sequence ATGATATTTATTGCCGATTACGGCGCCGGAAATCTCAGGTCGGTGCACAAGGCGTTCGAGTTTCTCAGTATCGATGCGGTTGTCAGCGACAAGGCTTCGGAGATGAGCCGTTACGAAAAGGTGCTCATTCCAGGCGTTGGCGCTTATGGCCCTGCGATGGAGGCGTTCAACCAGCATGGTTTCGGCGATGCGATCGGGGAGCACATCGACAAGGGGCGGAGCGTGCTCGGCATCTGCCTCGGCATGCAGCTCTTTCTGACCGAAAGCGAAGAGATGGGCACGAATCAGGGGCTCGATCTCGTACCCGGAAAGGTGCTTCATTTTCCGCGTGGCGGTGACAAAATTCCGCAGATCGGCTGGAACACGATCAATCTGTGCCGCAAAGAGTCGGTGCTGTTCCGCGGTATTCCGGACGAGTCGTGGTTCTACTTCGTCCACTCCTACTATTGCAGCCCCGTCGATCCGGCAAGTATCGCTGCCACGACCGAGTACGCCGGAAAAAAGTTTTGTTCGGCCATTGAAAAAAATGGTATTTTCGCAGTTCAGTTCCACCCGGAAAAGAGCTCCGAAGCGGGCTTGCTGGTGTTGAAGAATTTTGCAGAGTTTTAA
- a CDS encoding LA2681 family HEPN domain-containing protein, whose product MHNVSLNDLARLIDQAIDSGNKAAIQKSIEVLDEVLECELNALGIAQINYYKANCFAAIRNIKGTDKLWDWDDLEMEKEIYFLRIAKNSISDIPFEQDGTDLRFRILTNLANALNHIGRFAEAIALWDEVLGVLPNYSMSIGNRGLALYRYGACLYDSGHRSLFFNESYHQIKRSLEIGLEEHAVEGMRCWMNHLLEIYDWERFHFKPQVESRGRSKQEKFYRTWCLNNRLFLNPLNDLWKEDVAANDILTFPSVMVKLTDFPHGTPPEFYGIYNQLKQEYVSARFVLFDAIDDSKKRLHFSDKKVKLYDMLDYRVYRLWVEKLKMAFLGAHAIFDKIAYLVNSYWELGLNVRRINYKTCWFSEGRADLGLAMPFKSSKNWALRGLYWVSKEFIGEKEKNSPLQPEAWHISEIRNHIAHKYLKVYDHYLVDAKQLRVHKGHDWEYPISDRELISQTLNLLKLVRNALIYLSLAAHNEEQRKREEVDKGLIGEFQLVEVEDKYRI is encoded by the coding sequence ATGCACAATGTATCCCTTAATGATCTTGCTCGATTAATAGACCAGGCAATTGACTCCGGAAATAAGGCTGCAATTCAGAAATCTATAGAGGTACTTGATGAAGTCTTAGAATGTGAGCTGAATGCCTTGGGTATTGCTCAAATTAATTATTATAAAGCTAATTGTTTTGCTGCTATCCGAAATATAAAAGGTACGGATAAGTTATGGGATTGGGATGATCTTGAAATGGAAAAAGAAATATATTTTCTTCGAATTGCAAAGAATTCTATATCTGATATTCCTTTTGAGCAAGATGGCACTGATTTGCGTTTCAGGATATTGACAAATCTTGCGAATGCATTGAACCATATAGGTAGATTCGCTGAGGCAATTGCTTTGTGGGATGAGGTGTTGGGAGTATTGCCAAATTATTCGATGTCTATAGGAAATCGAGGTTTGGCATTGTACAGGTATGGGGCCTGCCTTTATGATTCTGGCCATCGAAGTCTTTTCTTTAATGAGAGTTACCATCAAATAAAGCGTTCTCTTGAGATTGGCTTAGAGGAGCACGCGGTTGAGGGGATGAGATGCTGGATGAACCACCTATTAGAAATTTATGATTGGGAAAGATTCCATTTTAAGCCTCAAGTAGAATCGCGCGGCAGATCAAAGCAAGAAAAGTTTTATCGTACGTGGTGTTTGAATAATAGGCTTTTTCTTAACCCTCTAAATGATTTATGGAAGGAAGATGTCGCTGCTAATGACATTCTAACATTTCCCTCCGTGATGGTCAAATTGACAGATTTTCCTCATGGAACACCTCCTGAATTTTATGGTATATATAATCAACTGAAGCAGGAGTATGTCAGCGCTCGTTTCGTTTTGTTTGATGCAATTGATGATTCAAAAAAGCGTTTGCACTTTTCTGATAAAAAAGTGAAACTGTATGATATGCTTGATTATCGAGTATATCGGCTTTGGGTTGAAAAACTTAAAATGGCATTTCTTGGCGCACATGCAATTTTTGATAAAATAGCTTACTTGGTTAACTCTTACTGGGAATTGGGTTTAAATGTTAGACGGATAAATTATAAGACATGTTGGTTTAGTGAGGGACGGGCTGATTTAGGTTTGGCAATGCCATTTAAATCTTCAAAAAACTGGGCATTGAGAGGATTGTATTGGGTAAGTAAAGAGTTTATTGGTGAGAAAGAGAAAAATAGTCCTCTTCAACCTGAAGCGTGGCATATCTCAGAAATTCGCAACCATATAGCACATAAATACTTAAAGGTTTATGATCATTATCTAGTTGATGCGAAGCAATTGCGAGTTCATAAGGGGCATGATTGGGAATATCCAATTAGTGATCGCGAATTGATTAGTCAAACATTAAATCTTTTAAAGTTGGTGCGAAATGCATTGATATATTTATCATTGGCAGCGCATAACGAGGAACAAAGAAAACGGGAAGAAGTTGATAAGGGTCTAATAGGGGAATTTCAGCTTGTTGAGGTTGAAGATAAATATCGTATATAG